In the Candidatus Hydrogenedens sp. genome, one interval contains:
- a CDS encoding DUF1559 domain-containing protein, translating to MKKSKKGFTLIELLVVIAIIGILAAILLPALARAREAARRSSCQNNLKQWGLVFKMYCGEAKGERFPRILVREGSQPIYRDCDVANPTYTTFTRSVFLAMGPDLTTLYPEYLTDPAIIFCPSDAQSNIKDVTNDATGENTAGWLCTNEHYGAAAIDESYIYIGWVLDRAKTTDNPMTLPAVPPLINEPVTGPGQFVELALNTLVPVFANPSQWPNLVDKDVPVSAGNGNGGGNTVYRLREGIERFLITDINNSASSAQAQSSVWIMLDHVSTKPEGFNHIPGGSNVLYMDGHVEFIRYVAEDPLNPTGAGTPPVNAGMAEIIGMFI from the coding sequence TTGCCTGCATTAGCAAGGGCTCGTGAAGCAGCAAGAAGGTCAAGCTGCCAGAACAATTTAAAGCAATGGGGATTGGTATTCAAAATGTATTGTGGTGAAGCAAAAGGCGAAAGATTCCCAAGAATTCTTGTAAGGGAAGGCTCACAACCTATATATAGAGACTGTGATGTTGCCAATCCTACATACACTACTTTTACAAGGTCTGTATTCCTTGCTATGGGTCCTGATTTAACAACTTTGTATCCTGAATACCTAACGGACCCTGCGATAATCTTCTGTCCATCCGATGCACAAAGTAATATAAAAGATGTTACCAACGATGCTACAGGTGAGAATACAGCGGGTTGGTTATGCACTAATGAACATTATGGTGCGGCTGCAATAGATGAAAGTTATATATATATCGGTTGGGTTTTAGACCGAGCCAAAACTACAGACAACCCTATGACATTACCAGCAGTTCCTCCACTAATTAATGAACCTGTAACAGGACCAGGACAATTTGTTGAACTTGCTTTAAATACACTTGTCCCTGTTTTTGCTAACCCATCACAATGGCCCAATCTCGTTGATAAAGATGTACCAGTATCAGCAGGTAATGGTAATGGAGGTGGCAATACTGTATACCGATTAAGAGAAGGAATTGAAAGATTTTTAATTACGGATATTAATAATTCAGCATCCTCTGCCCAAGCACAGAGTTCTGTATGGATTATGCTCGACCATGTTTCAACCAAACCCGAAGGATTTAATCATATTCCCGGTGGCTCTAATGTGCTTTATATGGATGGACATGTAGAATTTATTCGTTATGTTGCAGAAGACCCATTAAATCCGACAGGAGCCGGAACTCCTCCTGTAAATGCAGGTATGGCTGAAATTATTGGTATGTTTATTTAG